The Caproicibacterium lactatifermentans genome contains a region encoding:
- the carB gene encoding carbamoyl-phosphate synthase large subunit, translated as MSKRPEIKKVIIIGSGPIVIGQAAEFDYAGTQACRALREEGVEVVLINSNPATIMTDKQIADKVYIEPLTTDTVKKVIIKEKPDSILPTLGGQNALNLAVELEESGFLKEHHVEMIGTSANTIRMAEDRELFKEAMERIDQPCADSAVAEDLDTCFKIADKIGYPVVVRPAYTLGGSGGGIAADKKELEEIATLGLQRSRVHQVLIERSIAGWKEIEYEVMRDHNGNCITVCNMENLDPVGVHTGDSIVVAPCQTLEDKETQMLRTAALDIITELGVEGGCNVQFALNPDSFEYSVIEVNPRVSRSSALASKATGYPIAKVASKIALGYTLDEVKNAITKKTYACFEPTLDYCVVKIPKWPFDKFIGARHTLGTQMQATGEVMGIAPNFEMALMKAVRCLEQNLYSLRDPSLAKLSDEEIVKRLHNIDDRRLWVCAEALRRHVPVQQIHDITKIDLWFIGKLQAIVETENDLQAQPLTQELLLHAKNFGFLDSTISELCGKSVEEIRKLEDDWKIHPVYKMVDTCAAEFDAETPYYYSCYGTQNESSPRSDRKKIMVIGSGPIRIGQGIEFDFCSVHSVWALRDLGYETIIVNNNPETVSTDFDIADKLYFEPLTEEDVLHIVQLEKPDGAVCQFGGQTAIKLAASIEQMGVPVLGTSSDSIDLAEDRERFDEILNACQIPRAAGRTVFTCEEAIAAAHELGYPVLVRPSYVLGGQGMQIAYTDQDIINQIGIINRIAQEHPILVDKYLMGTEVEVDAVCDGTDSVIPGIMQHVERAGIHSGDSISVYPPISLSEEAQETIVSYTRQLAKALHVKGLLNVQFIVKDDLVYIIEANPRSSRTVPYISKVTGIPIVPLAVNTFFGKTLPEMGYRYGLQRPHDYVAVKMPVFSFEKIREAEINLGPEMKSTGEVLGIARTFDEALIKAFYGAGVHLIQNGRVIITVKNSDKPEVLPIAKGLYDLGWTIYATAGTSDYLNDHDIPTIRVCKIGQGERDTLSLVTSGKADLIINTPTTTAQHSRDGFTIRRAAVECGVTCLTSLDTANAFLTCARHVQTTQLSVVDITSVNRFLNFV; from the coding sequence TTGAGTAAACGTCCGGAAATTAAAAAAGTCATCATCATTGGGTCCGGCCCTATCGTGATTGGACAGGCGGCCGAATTTGACTATGCTGGCACACAGGCGTGCCGTGCCCTGCGGGAAGAGGGCGTGGAAGTCGTTCTAATTAACTCCAACCCTGCTACCATTATGACGGACAAGCAGATTGCCGATAAGGTCTATATTGAGCCGCTGACAACGGATACAGTCAAAAAAGTCATCATCAAAGAAAAGCCGGACAGCATTCTGCCGACACTCGGCGGACAGAATGCCCTGAACCTGGCAGTGGAACTGGAGGAGTCCGGCTTTCTGAAAGAGCACCATGTTGAGATGATTGGTACTAGTGCCAACACCATTCGTATGGCAGAAGATCGGGAACTGTTTAAAGAAGCCATGGAGCGCATTGACCAGCCCTGTGCGGACAGCGCGGTGGCGGAAGACTTGGACACCTGCTTTAAGATTGCTGACAAGATAGGCTATCCGGTTGTTGTCCGTCCGGCGTACACGCTGGGCGGTAGCGGCGGCGGTATCGCTGCCGACAAAAAAGAGCTGGAAGAAATCGCTACCCTTGGCCTGCAGCGCAGCCGCGTGCATCAGGTACTGATTGAACGCAGCATTGCCGGTTGGAAAGAAATCGAATACGAAGTTATGCGTGACCATAACGGCAACTGCATCACTGTGTGCAACATGGAAAACCTGGACCCGGTCGGTGTGCATACCGGCGACTCCATTGTGGTGGCACCCTGTCAAACACTGGAAGATAAAGAAACACAAATGCTGCGCACAGCGGCTTTGGATATTATCACGGAATTGGGCGTAGAGGGCGGCTGTAATGTACAGTTTGCATTAAATCCAGACAGTTTTGAGTATAGCGTCATTGAAGTCAATCCACGTGTCAGCCGTTCCTCTGCTTTGGCAAGTAAAGCAACCGGCTACCCGATTGCAAAGGTGGCCAGCAAGATTGCACTGGGCTATACGCTGGATGAAGTTAAGAACGCCATTACCAAAAAGACGTACGCCTGCTTTGAGCCGACACTGGACTACTGTGTCGTTAAGATTCCAAAGTGGCCGTTTGATAAATTTATCGGTGCCCGCCATACGCTGGGTACACAGATGCAGGCAACCGGCGAAGTGATGGGGATTGCCCCTAACTTTGAGATGGCACTGATGAAGGCTGTACGCTGCCTGGAGCAGAATCTTTACAGCCTGCGGGACCCATCACTGGCCAAGCTTTCTGATGAAGAAATCGTCAAGCGCCTGCACAATATTGACGACCGCCGTCTGTGGGTTTGTGCGGAAGCACTGCGCCGCCATGTACCCGTTCAGCAGATTCATGACATTACCAAAATTGACCTGTGGTTTATCGGCAAACTGCAGGCAATCGTCGAAACAGAAAATGATCTGCAGGCACAGCCGTTAACACAGGAACTGCTGCTGCACGCCAAAAACTTCGGTTTCCTGGACAGCACCATCAGTGAGCTTTGCGGAAAATCCGTGGAAGAAATCCGCAAGCTGGAGGACGACTGGAAGATTCATCCGGTTTATAAAATGGTCGATACCTGCGCGGCAGAGTTTGATGCCGAAACGCCATATTATTACTCCTGCTACGGCACGCAGAATGAATCCAGTCCCCGTTCTGACCGTAAGAAGATTATGGTCATTGGTTCCGGCCCTATCCGTATTGGACAGGGCATTGAGTTTGATTTCTGCTCGGTGCACAGCGTTTGGGCACTGCGTGACCTCGGCTATGAAACCATCATTGTCAACAATAATCCTGAAACGGTTTCCACTGACTTTGATATTGCAGACAAACTGTACTTTGAGCCGCTGACAGAAGAGGACGTCCTGCATATTGTACAACTGGAAAAGCCGGACGGCGCAGTGTGCCAGTTCGGCGGCCAGACGGCCATTAAGCTGGCAGCGTCCATTGAGCAGATGGGTGTTCCGGTGCTGGGCACTTCCAGTGACAGCATTGACCTTGCGGAGGACCGTGAACGCTTTGATGAGATTCTGAATGCCTGCCAGATTCCGCGTGCGGCAGGCCGTACCGTCTTTACCTGTGAAGAAGCTATTGCTGCGGCCCATGAACTGGGTTATCCAGTTTTGGTGCGCCCCTCCTATGTGCTGGGCGGACAGGGCATGCAGATTGCCTATACGGACCAGGATATTATCAATCAGATTGGCATTATCAATCGTATCGCACAGGAGCACCCCATCTTGGTGGATAAGTACCTGATGGGTACTGAAGTAGAAGTAGATGCAGTTTGTGACGGTACCGATTCGGTCATTCCCGGCATTATGCAGCATGTGGAACGTGCCGGCATTCATTCCGGCGACAGTATCTCGGTGTATCCTCCGATTAGCCTAAGCGAAGAGGCGCAGGAAACCATTGTTTCCTACACCCGCCAGCTGGCAAAAGCACTGCATGTAAAGGGCCTGCTCAATGTGCAGTTCATTGTCAAGGATGATCTTGTGTACATTATTGAGGCAAATCCGCGTTCTTCCCGTACGGTGCCGTACATCAGCAAGGTAACAGGTATTCCGATTGTCCCGCTGGCAGTCAATACTTTCTTCGGAAAGACGCTGCCGGAAATGGGGTATCGGTATGGTCTGCAGCGTCCGCACGATTATGTCGCTGTTAAAATGCCGGTGTTCTCCTTTGAAAAAATCCGTGAGGCGGAAATTAACCTCGGACCGGAGATGAAGTCGACCGGTGAAGTGCTGGGCATTGCCCGCACATTTGACGAGGCGCTGATTAAGGCATTTTACGGTGCAGGTGTACACCTCATTCAGAACGGCCGTGTCATCATCACCGTGAAGAACAGCGACAAGCCGGAAGTGCTGCCGATTGCCAAGGGCCTATATGACCTCGGCTGGACCATTTATGCTACGGCCGGTACGTCTGATTACCTGAACGACCACGACATTCCGACTATCCGTGTGTGTAAAATTGGGCAGGGAGAACGGGATACGCTTTCGCTGGTCACTTCCGGCAAAGCGGACCTCATTATCAATACACCCACTACAACCGCACAGCACAGCCGTGACGGTTTTACCATTCGGCGTGCCGCGGTGGAGTGCGGTGTTACCTGCCTGACTTCTCTGGATACGGCCAACGCATTCCTTACCTGCGCACGTCATGTGCAGACCACTCAGCTGAGTGTTGTGGATATTACCAGTGTCAACAGATTCCTGAATTTTGTCTGA